One Thermicanus aegyptius DSM 12793 DNA segment encodes these proteins:
- a CDS encoding ABC transporter ATP-binding protein, with protein sequence MNALKIDGVRKHYGNTPVLEDVSFEVGHGELVSLLGPSGCGKSTLLRAIAGLIPLDQGEIWIGEREVSRLAPKDREVGMVFQSYALFPNLTVFENIAFGLRVKRIKEAEIKKRVADLISLVHLEGKEGFYPRQLSGGQQQRVALARSLAVQPKVLLLDEPFSALDAKIRKNLQEELRALQQALHITTILVTHDQEEALSISDRLFVMEQGRILQAGTPEEIYAAPAHPFVAHFIGQYNILSRLEAMRLMGREVEGTRFVIRPEVIRIQAEGKETDGSGRLIAGIVRRSTMMGNILRYSIEAEGVLLLVDQLHRRANAFKVGSQVFLSIPQEEFIVLQ encoded by the coding sequence ATGAATGCGTTAAAGATAGACGGGGTGCGGAAGCATTACGGGAACACCCCGGTCCTGGAGGATGTCTCTTTCGAAGTAGGGCATGGGGAGCTGGTCTCCTTATTGGGACCGAGCGGATGCGGGAAAAGTACCTTGCTGCGGGCGATCGCCGGTTTAATCCCATTGGATCAGGGGGAGATTTGGATTGGGGAGAGGGAAGTGAGCCGGCTTGCTCCCAAAGACCGGGAGGTGGGAATGGTTTTTCAATCCTATGCCCTCTTTCCCAATTTAACGGTGTTTGAAAATATTGCCTTTGGGTTGAGGGTAAAGCGGATCAAGGAGGCGGAGATCAAAAAAAGGGTCGCCGACTTAATCTCCCTTGTGCATCTGGAAGGGAAGGAAGGATTTTATCCCCGCCAGCTTTCCGGGGGACAACAGCAGCGGGTGGCTTTGGCCCGGTCCTTGGCCGTCCAGCCCAAAGTTCTCTTGCTGGATGAACCCTTCAGCGCATTGGATGCAAAGATTCGCAAGAATTTACAGGAGGAATTGCGCGCATTGCAACAGGCACTTCACATCACGACGATTCTGGTCACCCACGATCAAGAGGAGGCGTTAAGCATCTCCGACCGGCTCTTCGTGATGGAGCAGGGCAGAATTCTGCAGGCGGGGACTCCGGAAGAGATCTACGCCGCTCCCGCCCATCCTTTTGTGGCCCACTTCATCGGACAGTATAATATTCTTAGCCGTCTTGAAGCCATGCGGCTCATGGGCAGAGAAGTGGAAGGAACCCGATTTGTGATCCGCCCCGAGGTGATTCGCATTCAGGCTGAGGGAAAGGAGACGGATGGGAGCGGTCGTTTGATTGCTGGAATCGTGCGGCGAAGCACCATGATGGGGAATATTTTGCGCTATTCCATCGAGGCCGAAGGGGTTCTCCTCCTGGTTGACCAACTCCATCGCCGGGCCAATGCGTTCAAGGTCGGAAGCCAAGTTTTTCTTTCCATCCCACAGGAAGAGTTTATCGTATTGCAATGA
- a CDS encoding ABC transporter ATP-binding protein: MERIIDMNGVSWIREKRSILKEITWQVKKGEHWAILGLNGSGKTSLLNLINGYIWPTKGEITVLGKKFGQTDLHDLRQSIGWVSSSLLARIDGWELAQHVVVSGKFASIGLYETPTPEAMETAYSLMEKLGCGSLKNRAYGTCSQGEQQRLLIARALMASPKLLILDEPTNGLDLFAREELLRTIQTFAEDPNGPTLLYVTHQTEEILPLFSKTLLLRSGEVFRAGNTGELLTAEVLTQFFRRPVEAERRDGRTWITIAKQD, translated from the coding sequence GTGGAACGGATCATCGACATGAATGGGGTTTCCTGGATTAGGGAAAAAAGGAGTATCTTAAAGGAGATCACATGGCAGGTGAAAAAGGGAGAGCATTGGGCGATTCTGGGTTTAAACGGGTCCGGAAAAACCTCCCTCCTCAACTTGATCAACGGATATATCTGGCCCACCAAAGGAGAAATAACGGTTCTTGGGAAAAAATTTGGCCAAACGGATCTTCATGATCTCCGGCAATCCATCGGATGGGTAAGCTCCTCCCTCCTCGCCCGGATCGATGGATGGGAACTGGCCCAACATGTGGTCGTAAGCGGAAAATTCGCTTCCATCGGCCTCTACGAAACGCCTACTCCTGAAGCGATGGAAACGGCCTACTCCCTGATGGAAAAGTTGGGCTGCGGTTCCCTGAAAAACAGGGCGTATGGGACATGCTCTCAGGGAGAGCAGCAGCGCCTCCTCATCGCACGTGCCCTGATGGCTTCCCCCAAACTACTCATCCTGGATGAGCCGACGAATGGACTCGACCTTTTCGCCAGGGAAGAACTGCTTCGGACCATCCAAACCTTCGCGGAAGATCCGAACGGACCCACCCTACTCTACGTCACCCATCAAACCGAAGAGATTCTCCCCCTTTTCAGCAAAACCCTCCTCCTCCGTTCCGGAGAAGTCTTTCGGGCAGGGAACACGGGTGAACTTCTCACTGCGGAAGTGCTCACCCAATTCTTCCGGCGACCTGTTGAAGCGGAGAGACGAGATGGAAGAACGTGGATAACAATCGCAAAGCAAGATTAA
- a CDS encoding gamma-glutamyl-gamma-aminobutyrate hydrolase family protein: MKPVIGITSSYAKISEFSEGVYIHHDYHRAIEASGGIPLILPVVHPDLFLETIDLCDGVIFSGGEDVAPQFYGEEPHQKLEMVSFERDRMEIAGIQKVISQDKPLLAICRGIQVLNVALGGTLFQDLPSQYPGALQHRQKIPRPLATHSVKVNGDSRLAHIIGQREIRVNSLHHQAVNQVAPSLTVVGRSPDGVVEAVEDPSKGFLIGVQWHPESMFPWDPNAKALFQEFVRRSAERKNL, encoded by the coding sequence ATGAAACCGGTGATCGGCATTACCAGCAGCTATGCGAAAATCAGCGAATTTAGCGAAGGTGTATACATCCATCATGATTATCACCGTGCCATCGAAGCCAGCGGAGGGATTCCCCTGATCCTACCTGTCGTTCACCCCGATCTATTCTTGGAGACAATCGATCTATGCGATGGGGTGATCTTTTCCGGAGGAGAGGATGTGGCTCCGCAATTCTATGGGGAAGAGCCCCATCAGAAGCTGGAGATGGTATCCTTTGAACGGGATCGGATGGAGATCGCAGGCATTCAAAAGGTGATTTCCCAGGATAAACCCCTACTCGCCATCTGCAGAGGGATCCAGGTGCTCAATGTGGCGTTGGGCGGGACCCTGTTTCAGGATCTCCCCAGCCAATATCCCGGAGCCCTTCAACATCGGCAGAAGATCCCTCGCCCCCTCGCCACCCATAGCGTGAAGGTGAATGGGGATTCCAGGCTAGCCCACATCATCGGTCAAAGAGAAATTCGGGTGAACAGCCTCCATCATCAAGCGGTAAACCAAGTCGCCCCCTCCTTAACGGTGGTGGGACGATCTCCGGACGGAGTGGTGGAAGCGGTCGAAGATCCATCCAAAGGATTTCTGATCGGAGTGCAGTGGCACCCTGAATCGATGTTTCCGTGGGACCCGAACGCAAAAGCATTGTTCCAGGAATTTGTTCGTCGAAGTGCCGAGAGAAAGAATTTGTGA
- a CDS encoding histidinol phosphate phosphatase domain-containing protein produces MKVDYHVHLEEGPYSLTWWRRTAKALHFFPIEAGGMGRTERIPRDPMWIRRIHEAMGSRILEGAYSPRWMDLYLYRAKELELKEVGIVDHLYRFREMRGYFERYIDLSGSRLGRMQRDWLDAVCVESLDRFVARIEEERERWKKAGISLKLGLEADYFPGGEEELSCVLSKYPWDYVIGSIHFLDGWGFDNPETKHFFQDMDLERLYDRFFSMVMQAIRSGLFDIIGHLDNIKVFGYRPDEQFLSPYYRQIADLLAERDGATEINTGLSYRYPVKEACPAPHFLQILAEKGVAITTSSDAHFPDDLGTGLTEARIELRNVGFHSIIGFEKRKRIVYPFEE; encoded by the coding sequence GTGAAGGTAGATTATCATGTGCATCTGGAGGAGGGCCCCTATTCTCTTACGTGGTGGCGGCGCACGGCCAAGGCTCTCCATTTTTTCCCCATAGAGGCGGGAGGGATGGGCCGAACGGAGAGAATTCCCCGGGATCCAATGTGGATTCGGAGGATCCATGAAGCGATGGGGAGCCGAATCCTGGAGGGTGCCTATTCTCCGCGTTGGATGGACCTTTATCTTTACCGCGCCAAAGAATTGGAACTGAAGGAGGTGGGAATTGTCGACCATCTCTATCGTTTCCGCGAGATGCGCGGATATTTCGAACGATATATTGATTTGAGCGGGAGCCGATTGGGCCGGATGCAGCGCGATTGGTTGGACGCGGTCTGCGTAGAATCTCTCGACCGCTTTGTGGCGCGTATCGAAGAAGAGCGGGAGAGATGGAAGAAGGCCGGCATATCGTTGAAACTGGGGTTAGAAGCCGATTATTTCCCCGGCGGTGAAGAGGAATTATCCTGTGTTTTATCGAAATACCCTTGGGATTATGTGATTGGTTCGATTCATTTCCTGGATGGTTGGGGATTTGATAATCCCGAGACGAAACATTTTTTTCAGGATATGGATCTGGAACGGTTGTATGACCGTTTTTTCTCGATGGTGATGCAGGCGATCCGCAGCGGGCTTTTTGACATCATCGGTCACCTTGATAATATAAAGGTGTTTGGTTACAGGCCTGATGAGCAATTTCTCTCCCCCTACTATCGGCAGATCGCCGACCTTTTGGCGGAGAGAGATGGGGCGACGGAGATCAACACCGGTCTTTCTTACCGCTATCCGGTAAAGGAGGCCTGTCCTGCGCCACATTTTCTCCAAATTCTAGCAGAAAAGGGGGTCGCCATCACCACCTCTTCGGATGCCCATTTTCCCGATGATCTGGGAACCGGTTTAACGGAAGCGCGGATCGAGCTTCGAAACGTAGGATTTCATTCCATCATTGGGTTTGAAAAAAGGAAGAGAATCGTCTATCCGTTCGAGGAATGA
- a CDS encoding SDR family oxidoreductase: MKLKGKVSVVTGAGSGIGRAIATLFAEEGAKVVLVDVNQATLEEVTKSITSNGGEATGVFGNVMKEEDVQKMIDTAVNVYGSLDILVNNAGVLDGMVPAAEVTDELWERVLGVNVTGPMRAIRKSLPIMMKQGKGVIINVASIGGLFGSRAGAAYTASKHALIGLTKNVGFQYAHSGIRCNAIAPGGVETNIAPEGTYMNPFGTERAMAGININPRMGKPIEIANIALFLASDDSSFINGAVITADAGWTAY; encoded by the coding sequence ATGAAGTTAAAAGGGAAAGTTTCGGTGGTAACGGGTGCGGGGTCGGGGATTGGAAGAGCGATTGCGACGCTTTTCGCCGAGGAAGGAGCGAAGGTCGTCCTTGTTGACGTAAATCAAGCTACATTGGAAGAAGTGACCAAGTCCATTACGTCAAACGGTGGAGAAGCGACGGGTGTATTCGGGAATGTGATGAAGGAAGAAGATGTGCAAAAGATGATCGATACGGCGGTAAATGTTTATGGGTCATTGGATATTCTCGTAAATAACGCCGGAGTTCTGGATGGAATGGTTCCTGCGGCGGAAGTAACGGACGAATTGTGGGAAAGGGTGCTCGGGGTAAATGTTACGGGGCCTATGCGGGCCATACGCAAATCTTTGCCGATCATGATGAAACAAGGGAAGGGGGTTATTATAAATGTGGCTTCCATCGGAGGACTTTTCGGGTCAAGGGCGGGAGCTGCGTATACGGCATCCAAACATGCGTTGATCGGGCTCACCAAAAATGTGGGTTTTCAATATGCCCATTCCGGGATTCGGTGTAATGCGATTGCCCCCGGCGGGGTAGAGACCAACATTGCTCCGGAAGGTACGTATATGAACCCCTTTGGAACCGAAAGGGCGATGGCTGGAATCAATATAAATCCGCGAATGGGAAAACCGATCGAAATCGCCAACATCGCCCTTTTCCTTGCTTCCGATGATTCCAGTTTCATCAATGGGGCCGTGATAACGGCCGATGCAGGTTGGACCGCTTATTAA
- a CDS encoding ATP-binding cassette domain-containing protein, translated as MGDLPLEVENLNAGYEGKAKVRRLDFQLKEGEIVGLIGLNGAGKSTTMKTILGLLPKMGGSIRFWGMTMEEEPLQVKRRIAYIPEMPLLYDELTLWEHLQWVAMAYGLDQAAFEARVGPLLTQFRMEGVKHHFPSSFSKGMRQKVMVLFAFLMLPIILVSGIAFFQSLPLYVLPLVWLGGYLFTDRLLIWKLRWM; from the coding sequence ATGGGAGATTTGCCGCTGGAAGTGGAAAATCTAAACGCGGGCTATGAAGGGAAGGCGAAAGTGCGTCGTCTTGATTTTCAATTGAAGGAAGGAGAGATCGTCGGCCTCATCGGGTTAAACGGAGCAGGGAAGAGCACCACCATGAAGACCATCCTCGGTTTGCTGCCGAAAATGGGTGGGAGCATCCGATTTTGGGGAATGACGATGGAGGAGGAACCGTTACAGGTAAAGAGAAGGATCGCCTACATTCCGGAGATGCCCCTTCTTTATGACGAGTTGACCTTATGGGAACATCTTCAATGGGTGGCGATGGCCTATGGACTGGATCAGGCCGCCTTTGAGGCTCGGGTCGGCCCCCTCCTCACGCAGTTCCGTATGGAGGGGGTAAAACACCACTTTCCATCTTCTTTTTCGAAGGGAATGAGGCAGAAGGTGATGGTGCTTTTCGCCTTTCTCATGCTGCCCATCATTTTGGTTAGCGGCATCGCTTTTTTTCAAAGTTTGCCCCTCTATGTCCTTCCCCTCGTCTGGCTGGGAGGCTATCTTTTCACCGACCGGCTCCTTATATGGAAGCTGAGGTGGATGTGA
- a CDS encoding DeoR/GlpR family DNA-binding transcription regulator: protein MSIEAIERREEILRILQEKGKVRGIELSIRFAVSPETIRRDLEMMEQEGIVKRVYGGAVLIGKTKEEAPYLERQRQFQAEKRAIGKFAAQMIGDGESILIDVGTTTLELAKAIRGGEGVTVLTNSLSVVNTLDLSLQRGQFQGEVMVLGGTLNPAQQSIRGSLTERMIENFYVDKAFISVGGITLHEGLSDYDLQESLVTKAMMKAAKQVIVLADHSKLGIKSFYRLGRLEEADIILCDQEPPESWRKQIKQLGIEWIKVEVEDEQR, encoded by the coding sequence GTGTCTATCGAAGCGATTGAACGTAGAGAAGAGATCCTTCGCATCTTGCAGGAAAAAGGAAAGGTGCGGGGAATTGAACTGAGCATACGTTTTGCCGTCTCCCCGGAAACGATCCGCCGCGATTTAGAGATGATGGAACAGGAAGGAATTGTGAAGCGGGTCTACGGAGGGGCGGTCTTGATCGGTAAGACGAAGGAAGAAGCCCCCTATCTGGAAAGGCAACGTCAATTCCAGGCCGAGAAGCGCGCCATCGGGAAATTCGCCGCCCAAATGATCGGCGATGGGGAGTCGATCCTCATCGACGTGGGCACGACGACGTTAGAATTGGCGAAAGCGATTCGGGGGGGAGAAGGGGTCACCGTCCTCACCAATTCCTTGTCGGTCGTCAACACTTTAGATCTCTCCCTGCAGCGGGGGCAATTTCAAGGGGAAGTGATGGTGTTGGGAGGAACTCTGAACCCCGCCCAACAATCGATCCGAGGCTCCCTCACGGAACGGATGATTGAAAACTTTTACGTCGATAAGGCGTTTATTTCGGTGGGGGGGATTACGCTTCACGAGGGATTGAGCGATTATGATCTGCAGGAATCTTTGGTGACGAAGGCGATGATGAAAGCGGCGAAGCAGGTCATCGTGTTGGCAGACCATTCGAAGTTAGGGATCAAAAGTTTTTATCGACTGGGGAGGTTGGAAGAAGCCGACATCATTCTCTGCGATCAAGAACCTCCGGAGAGTTGGCGGAAGCAGATTAAGCAACTGGGGATAGAATGGATCAAGGTAGAGGTGGAGGATGAGCAGAGGTGA